The nucleotide sequence CGCTTCTTTGTGCGTATGTATTTGGGAGATAAACATTTCGGTAAAAGCACTGGAGATAAACCTACAGAACATGGGTTCTAAATAGAAGTTAAAATATTCATTAATATTAAAATTTCCGTTGAAATGTTTTGGTAGTTCGGACATATGACCTATCTTTGCACTCGCAATCAGGGAATCAACCCCCTTAAGCGCTTAATAACAAAGCACTTTGACATAATGGCCCATTCGTCTATCGGTTAGGACGTAAGATTTTCATTCTTGAAAGAGGGGTTCGACTCCCCTATGGGCTACAATAAACAGATTAAAAAAATTAAAGAGGATAGCTAAAAAATGGCAAATCATCAATCATCAATCAAGAGAATCAGACAGACAGACGCAAAACGTTTGCATAACAGATATTATGCAAAAACTGCAAGAAATGCCGTTAAAGTTTTACGTGGCACATTGGACAAAGCGGAAGCTCAGGCTTTATTTCCTAAAGTTTGCTCAATGTTGGATAAGCTTGCTAAGAACAACATTATTCACAAGAATAAGGCTGGCAACTTGAAATCCAAACTGTCTAAGCACGTTAACAAACTTGCTATAGCATAATAAGGAATTATTACTATTTTTAATAGTAAGGCTGGACAGTTATGTCCGGTTGACAAGGCCTAACGGCCCATTCGTCTATCGGTTAGGACGTAAGATTTTCATTCTTGAAAGAGGGGTTCGACTCCCCTATGGGCTACCGAGAAGCTAAAGCCGGATCATTCAGATCCGGCTTTCTTTGTTTATACCTATCCTACTCCTTTTTTCGCTATTTTCACACTCCCCGCTTGCGTCAAGTCAATTATTATCACTACATTTGTTAGTTTTTTCATCGAAATGGATAATAACTGATTTAAAATAAATATAGACTCATGAGTGAAGAATTAAAGAATGCTCCCGGCTCGTATTCAGCCGATAGTATTCAGGTGCTTGAAGGGTTAGAAGCTGTACGAAAAAGACCTGCCATGTACATTGGCGACATTAGTGAAAAAGGTCTGCACCATTTGGTATACGAAGTAGTAGATAACTCTATTGACGAGGCCATGGCCGGCTATTGCAACAAGATTGATGTGGTTATCAATGAAAATAATTCTATTTCGGTTGCTGACAACGGTCGTGGTATTCCTGTTGATTTACATGAGAAAGAAAATAAATCGGCGCTTGAAGTTGTTTTAACCGTATTGCATGCCGGTGGTAAATTCGACAAGGGTTCTTACAAAGTATCCGGAGGTTTGCACGGTGTGGGTGTATCTTGTGTTAACGCGCTGTCTACCTACATGAAGGCGGAAGTTCGCAGAAACAACAAGCTTTACATGATGGAGTTCTCTTGCGGAAAGCCTTTGAATAGCTTGCAGATTGTTGGTGAATCGAAAGTGACCGGTACCAAAATTACTTTTCAACCGGATGCGTCCATATTTACCACAGTAGATTACCAATACAAGACGTTGGCCGACCGCTTGCGGGAGCTTTCTTATCTGAATGCGGGTATCACACTTACTTTGACCGACAAACGTTCTCCAAAAGAAGATGGCACCTTTAAGACAGAAACTTTCCATTCGGATGAGGGTCTGAAGGAATTTGTCCGCTACCTGGATCGTACAAAGGAAAAGCTGGTTGAAAACAGTATCCATATCATCACCGAAAAA is from uncultured Macellibacteroides sp. and encodes:
- the rpsT gene encoding 30S ribosomal protein S20 yields the protein MANHQSSIKRIRQTDAKRLHNRYYAKTARNAVKVLRGTLDKAEAQALFPKVCSMLDKLAKNNIIHKNKAGNLKSKLSKHVNKLAIA